The following proteins are co-located in the Manihot esculenta cultivar AM560-2 chromosome 9, M.esculenta_v8, whole genome shotgun sequence genome:
- the LOC122724648 gene encoding uncharacterized protein LOC122724648, which yields MSFSNYYFFFFIVLAIPTHLAADFAPDNCEKTPFLGECTSLLKSAPEADKKDVQSFAKFALKTTCSNGVTMQEKISSLLKTTSDEFVKKCLTKCSELYLGSTKKLEESIVAFDSKAYKDVQASLTEAIAGSDDCRVSFKEKVEAEDPLGDLNFEFNKLCSISKKLVEMAETN from the coding sequence ATGTCTTTCTCAAACtactacttcttcttcttcattgttCTTGCAATCCCTACTCACCTAGCTGCAGATTTTGCACCTGACAATTGCGAAAAAACCCCATTTTTAGGCGAATGCACGTCGCTTTTGAAATCAGCCCCAGAAGCAGATAAAAAAGATGTGCAAAGCTTTGCAAAATTTGCACTAAAAACGACATGTTCAAATGGAGTTACAATGCAGGAGAAAATTTCCTCATTGTTGAAAACAACTTCAGATGAATTCGTCAAGAAATGCCTCACAAAGTGCTCTGAGCTCTACTTAGGTTCAACCAAAAAGCTTGAAGAGTCCATTGTAGCTTTCGATTCTAAAGCTTATAAGGATGTTCAGGCATCGCTCACGGAAGCAATCGCAGGGTCAGACGATTGTAGGGTTTCATTTAAAGAAAAAGTTGAGGCTGAAGATCCATTGGGTGATTTGAACTTTGAGTTTAACAAGCTTTGctcaatttctaaaaaattagtAGAAATGGCAGAGACAAACTAG